CCCGCGTCGAGGAGACAATACGCGAAGGGCTTGGCCAGCCCATCAAGATTGCCAACTACATGCCCAGGCCGGAACTCGATTCCAACCTCAAGGTCGATATTTCTCCCGATGAAATGAAAGCCTTTGTGCGCATCACGGCGCCGCGGCCTGGCGGGCGACATCTGGAAACCAGCGATGTGGTTGCTGCGCTGCGCGCACACGGCGTAGTGCTGGGCTTCAAGGAAACGGAAATCGAAGCCGCGCTGCTGGACGATCGCTACATGCAAGACATCCTGGTAGCCGAGGGGCAGCCAGCAAAGCACGGCGCAGACGCGCGCATTGACTACAAGGTCAAAGTGCGACGCGAAGGCGTCAACTACGAGGAGGACGCTCACGGCAAAGTTGACTACAAGCAGATGAATCTTGTGGAGAACGTTGTCGTCGGCCAGATCCTGGCTGAAAAATTGCCGGCAACGCGCGGGACAATTGGCAAGACGATATTCAATCGCCTCGTGGAGGCGCGCGATGGAAAGGACATTGAGCTGCGGCAGGGACGGGGAACGATCCTTTCCGAGGATCGCACCAAGCTGATTGCCGAAATCAATGGCCAGGTTGTCTATTCCAACAATCGGATCTCTGTCGAACCGATCTTTCGAATCGTTGGCGACGTCGGTCCCAAAACCGGCAATATCATGTTTCTTGGTTCCGTGGTTGTCGGCGGCAGCGTGCTGGACAACTACGAAGTCAAGGCCGCTGGCAACATTGAAATTGGCGGCAGCGTGCAGAAGTGCAAGCTGGAAGCTGAGGGCGAAATTGTCGTGCGCGGCGGGATCCTGGGCGCCCGCATCGAGTCGACTGGCGGCGACGTCCAGGGAAAATTCATTCAGAACGCAGAGATCTACGCGGCCGGCGATGTGACGGCCGCCGAAGGTATGATGCACAGCAAAGTAGAATCCGGCGGCTCAGTTTATTGCAATGGGCGCCGGGCTCAGATTGTGGGCGGATCGGTACGCGCTCGAAAAGAAATACGCGCTCGATTGATCGGTTCAACAGCCGGCACAGCCACTGAAATTGTCGTTGGCGTCGACCCGCGAGTGCTTTCGCAGTATGAAGAACTGAAGGCAATGGCTGCGGAAAACGATGATAAGCTCTCCAAGACGCGCAAGACCGTAGCCACTCTCAAGGCGCGACAGACTGCGGACCCCGACGGCTTTGCAGAAGAGCAGGCCGAGTTGCTGGAAAAGAGCGAACACGGCATCGATAAGATGGAACGTAAGCAACAGGAGATCGCCGAAGAGCTTCTGAAGCTCGAAGAATTCATGAAGCAACTCAGCGCGGAAGGCAAGGTGCACGCCGAGAAGGAACTCTTTCCGGGCGTTACGATCTCAATTCGCGATGCCGTTTTTAATGTGGGCGATGTCTATCGCGCCGTTACACTGGCCTATGAGGTCAGCGGCGAACGGGGACTGATCAAACCGGGAAAGTTAGAAAAGGCTCAGAAACCGGACGCCCACCACCACGGACGATGAACGGATTGCGATCATGATTCGGCCTCTGGAATTGCAGGCTGCTTTTCAGGCCATACCCGAGCAGGCGGCGAGGGTCAACCAGGAGCAGGCGGCCATTGTCTATCGCCAGATTCAGGAATTTACCAGAGCTCGCAGTGATAGCCTGCAGAAGCCAGTCCAGGCGCAGCCTGCGGCACGGCGCGATGACGCCGCCTTTCAGATGGTTACGAATCCGGGCGAGGAACCGCCGCGGCGCGGCGAACTCCGGGAGCAGGCTCGTCGACGCTTTGATGAAATCCGCAAGGAGGGCCGTACCTACGGGCCAGGCGGAATGATACGGTCACGTTTTGCTGTGCTGGAGGACGAACTGGGGCTGGCCCTGGATTTCCTGGGCTGAGTTTGGCCCGCGCTCGCTACGGCAGTCGCCTTATGCGACATAATTTAGTGGACGGGCGCCGGGGCGCAGGCAATCCTCGGGCCATGGAACTGGCCGCGCTAATCCTGGTGAATCTGTTCCTGGCCGCGTTGATGTACCTGTTCTTTTCGATGCGCTTTTCGCGCGCCCTGAGCGAAGCGCGGCGCTCGGCCCTGCCGGAGGAGCTGAAAGAGAACGTCCGTCTGGCTGTGCAATTCATCGACAATTCGATTGAGTTTATCCAGGACAAGCATCAATCCTTCTACAGTCTGGTGCGGCATGCCGAAGGAATCAGCCGCAGCCTGCGCGAATCGATGGAGCAGCTTGAGGCGCAGAGCAAGAAGGGGCGACGGGGGGCCGCACGTTCGCGCAAGGCAGTAGAGGATCTGTTTGCTGCGACACAAAGCGACGGGCGCAAGCCGACCCATGCGGCCGAGGCGTCGGGCAAGGAACCGCAAAGCAGCGCCGAGCCAGATGCCGCCCTCCGCGCAAAGCAACCTTCGCGCAAGCTTACTCAGTCGTCGTCGACGCCTCCGGAAGATGCACTGCGCAGTGATACGGCTATCGAGCGCGCCCTGGGACGGCTGGGAAATGATAGCCTGGAATTAAGCGCCGCACCAGGCAGCGCCGAGGCAGCATACCGCGAGGGAATGCTCTCGCGTGCGCCGCGTGATGATGCGCCGGCCTCCGCTCCGAATGGCGGCGAGCTGGTTGCTGGCGTACTGGGGCGCATTGGCGGCGCGGTAATGAAGCTTATGGGCGCGGAGGGGCTTTCGTCCAGTGCAGCGCCGGCGGCGTCTGTAGAGAGCATCCGACGCAGTCAGCGATTTGAGATTCCAGAAGCGCCGGCGGAGACCATCGCGCCCCACTCCGTAGCGCGCCTCCCTCCATCGTCGCCGCGCGTCGATCGCTTTGAGCGAAGCTCCGACGACGACCTCGCGCCGGTGTTTTCGGCGGCGTCGCGCGAAATCGCGGCCCCCGGCCGGTCATCCAATGCGTCTGCCTCAGATGGCAACCAGAGCTCCCTGGAAGCGGAGCTGGAGCTTGCGCTGCGTCAGGCCGACTTGCGTAGCTTGCTGGCGCGTCGCCCGGAGGAGCGTAGCGCGATCCTCAGATTGCTCTTGAGCTATGGCTACGATGCAGAGCAGGTAGCGCGGGAGAGCGGCGCTGCGCGAGCGGAAGTGGAACTACTGGCTTCGCTGCCTGGAGTCCGTCAGCGTCCGCGTCGCCAACGATTGGAACACTGACCTTCGCGCGACGCCACACACAGCCGTGTCCGAATACCTGGAGATTGCCGATCTGAACCTGGAGCAGTTTCGCCGCTTTGCGGCGCTGATCCATGACCTGGCTGGCATCAGTCTCAGTGATCGCAAGATCACGCTCCTATCCAATCGCTTGCGCCGCCGTCTGCGGGCGCTTGGCATGCGCGACTTCGACGAGTACTACCGCATCATTGCCGGGGAGCAGGGCGGCGAGGAATTGCATCGATTTCTGGAGGCGGTTACTACCAACGAGACCTACTTCTGGCGCACTACGCCCAATTTTCAACTGTTGCGAGAGGATTTGCTCCCTGATCTGCTGCATCGTTTCTCGCAACGCTCGCTTCGCTTCTGGTCGGCAGGCTCCTCCTCCGGCGAGGAAGCCTACAACATGGCGATTGAACTTGTGGAGGGCATGAAGAAGACCGGTGTTTTCGAGTTTTCTATTGTTGGCACAGACATCTCGGAGCGCGTTGTGCAGTTTGCACGCGAGGCGCTATACTCCGGCCGTCGCATCGAAAAAGTACCGGCGGCCATTCTTCATCGCTATTTTCGACCGGATGCGGACCATGCTGAGGCCTTTCGGGTTCGTTCCGATATTCGAGCGCGGGTGCGCTTTGAAATCGAGAACTTATTTCAATCAAAGCAGTCAGGCATGCATGGGATCTTCTGCCGCAATGTCATGATTTACTTTCGTCGCGAAGAGCAGGAAACGCTGGTGCGGCGTTTCTACGACGCGTTGGAACCCGGCGGATATCTGGTGGTCGGACATTCTGAGAGCCTGTTCAGCATGCGCACTGGTTTTGAGCTTCGCAATCTGGAGCATGGCGTAGCCTATCAGCGTCCAGAAGCCGGAGGCGCCTCTGAGCGCTGAGAGTATGACCGGACAGGGCGGATCCAGCCTGCGCCGCAAGGGCTTGCGGCTCGACATCTGGATTCGATCGCTGAATCATCGCTTCTTCGAATGTTCGATTCGATGTCCGCCGGCGCTGGCCGCGCTCGAGCCCGCCATCCAGGAGCGCTTGCGTGAACTGATACGACGCGGGCGAATTGAAGTCGAAATACAGACCGACGCACCTGGCGCATTTCAGGCAATTCATGTTGATCGACCTCTGGCCCTGCGCTACCAGCAGCTGGCGGAGGAGCTGGGCGCCGGGGGTCCCTTGAGCGCATATGAAATACTGCGACTGCCTGGCGTGGTTAGCATCACGCCGCAACTGCCCGCCCACTTCCCGGAACGCCTGCTGTTTGAGGCGCTGGACCGGGCTGGCCGGGCGCTATTGCGCAACCGGCGCAAGGAAGGGGCCGGTTTAGTACGTGCGTTGCGTGTCCATCTTCAACTGATCGTTTCACAACTGCGTGAAATTGCCGCCCGTCGTCGCAATCTGCAGCGTCGCGACCGCAGGGCATCGATGGCCGCCGGCGAGGAGGGGGCGGAGCCGGAGCGCAGCGAGATTCAAGAGGAAATCGAACGGCTGCAGCTTCATCTGTCAGCATTTCACGAGGTATTGCGCGGCGGACCTGATGCGGGCAAGCGCGCAGATTTTGTCGCCCAGGAGATGCTGCGCGAGGCCAATACCATTGCCGCCAAATCGCGCGATTTCTCGATTCGCAATGCGGTCGTAGAAATCAAGACTGCTCTGGAGAATATCCGCGAACAGGCTCGAAATCTTTGCTGATGGAGCGCTCGCTTGCGCCTGCAAGTGGGTTGCCAAAGGGAGGCGCTCCTTGATTCTGGAGCGCTATGGTTGCGCCGAATCCGCGGGTCCTTGTGATCTCCTCCGTCTCTGGAGGCGGAAAGACAACGCTGGTGCGTGAATTGCTCCGGCTGCATCCGGATTTGCACGTGGCCATTACAGCCACCAGTCGTCCGCCGCGCGGCGATGAGCTCGATGGCAGGGACTACTTCTTTCTTTCCAACGAAGAGTTTCGCCGTCGCGTGGAGTCGGGGGATTTTCTGGAGCACGCCCACGTCCACGGCAATCTCTA
This genomic stretch from Leptospirales bacterium harbors:
- a CDS encoding FapA family protein produces the protein MDRLKELLLGAEQPDAAVVNDRVEVVGLSIASCLNRAAEFLRTDLANLDYEILERGKRSLLNQTPYRLEVAVLPPEDRFADLEEFSAKLGVGDRLMSEALEQYIQPKHLDGRAIVRNYRSGVFLIVYSPLGEGRAVELSAVLQRIQQAGCQNFDQARVEETIREGLGQPIKIANYMPRPELDSNLKVDISPDEMKAFVRITAPRPGGRHLETSDVVAALRAHGVVLGFKETEIEAALLDDRYMQDILVAEGQPAKHGADARIDYKVKVRREGVNYEEDAHGKVDYKQMNLVENVVVGQILAEKLPATRGTIGKTIFNRLVEARDGKDIELRQGRGTILSEDRTKLIAEINGQVVYSNNRISVEPIFRIVGDVGPKTGNIMFLGSVVVGGSVLDNYEVKAAGNIEIGGSVQKCKLEAEGEIVVRGGILGARIESTGGDVQGKFIQNAEIYAAGDVTAAEGMMHSKVESGGSVYCNGRRAQIVGGSVRARKEIRARLIGSTAGTATEIVVGVDPRVLSQYEELKAMAAENDDKLSKTRKTVATLKARQTADPDGFAEEQAELLEKSEHGIDKMERKQQEIAEELLKLEEFMKQLSAEGKVHAEKELFPGVTISIRDAVFNVGDVYRAVTLAYEVSGERGLIKPGKLEKAQKPDAHHHGR
- a CDS encoding DUF1732 domain-containing protein, whose protein sequence is MTGQGGSSLRRKGLRLDIWIRSLNHRFFECSIRCPPALAALEPAIQERLRELIRRGRIEVEIQTDAPGAFQAIHVDRPLALRYQQLAEELGAGGPLSAYEILRLPGVVSITPQLPAHFPERLLFEALDRAGRALLRNRRKEGAGLVRALRVHLQLIVSQLREIAARRRNLQRRDRRASMAAGEEGAEPERSEIQEEIERLQLHLSAFHEVLRGGPDAGKRADFVAQEMLREANTIAAKSRDFSIRNAVVEIKTALENIREQARNLC